A genomic stretch from Dissulfurispira thermophila includes:
- a CDS encoding sigma-54-dependent transcriptional regulator: MKETVLLIEDEKLMRVTLDDALKSAGYDVVSFEAGTDALNFLKDNSVDVVVTDVRLPDIDGIDILRQISGTNDSQVIVMTAFGTIKDAVDAMKLGAFDYITKPFSLDEFILLIERALDVKRLKDENIRLKKDLGKCYCFPNIIGESDAMKKVFSLIQKVADSDSTALILGESGTGKELIATTIHYQSKRKDKPLIKINCAAMPDGLIESELFGHEKGAFTGAIKRKPGRFELANGGTIFLDEIGDIPLSTQAKILRVIQERQFERVGGTETLNVDVRIIAATNKDLDEEVKKGNFRDDLYYRLNVIPVTLPPLRERKEDIPYLVDFFLNKCKNKLSRNIRFSKDAMDILLKYDYPGNIRELENIVERCATLSASDIIQKEDLPSFVFEKSDNIKHVYLSDVAAEAEKEHIIRILKTTKGNKTRAAEVLGISRKTLWEKMNLYGIE; encoded by the coding sequence GTGAAGGAAACGGTTCTATTAATAGAAGATGAAAAATTGATGAGGGTCACACTTGATGACGCACTTAAGTCAGCAGGCTATGATGTTGTTTCATTCGAGGCAGGCACTGATGCACTGAATTTTTTAAAAGACAATTCAGTTGATGTTGTGGTTACAGATGTGAGGCTCCCTGATATTGACGGTATAGACATATTACGGCAGATTTCAGGGACGAATGATTCTCAGGTGATCGTGATGACTGCCTTTGGCACGATAAAAGACGCTGTAGATGCAATGAAACTCGGTGCATTTGATTACATAACAAAACCGTTTTCACTGGATGAATTCATTCTGTTGATAGAAAGGGCGCTTGATGTTAAGAGGCTCAAGGATGAAAACATAAGGCTCAAAAAAGACCTTGGTAAATGCTATTGCTTCCCAAATATAATCGGTGAAAGCGATGCTATGAAAAAGGTCTTTTCATTGATACAAAAGGTTGCAGACAGCGATTCGACTGCCTTGATACTCGGAGAGAGTGGCACTGGAAAAGAGCTAATAGCAACTACAATTCATTATCAAAGCAAACGAAAGGACAAGCCTCTTATAAAAATAAACTGTGCGGCAATGCCTGACGGACTAATAGAAAGCGAATTGTTCGGACACGAAAAAGGTGCATTTACAGGCGCGATAAAGAGAAAGCCTGGCAGATTTGAGCTTGCCAACGGAGGCACTATTTTTCTTGATGAGATTGGAGACATCCCTCTGTCCACACAGGCAAAGATCTTGAGGGTTATTCAGGAAAGGCAATTCGAAAGGGTAGGCGGGACAGAAACCTTGAATGTGGATGTCAGAATAATAGCCGCAACTAACAAAGACCTGGATGAAGAGGTAAAAAAAGGCAATTTCAGAGATGACCTTTACTATCGCCTTAATGTGATACCAGTTACACTGCCTCCTTTGAGGGAGCGTAAGGAAGATATTCCATATCTTGTTGATTTTTTTCTGAATAAATGTAAAAACAAACTTTCCAGAAATATTCGTTTTTCAAAAGATGCTATGGATATCCTCCTTAAATATGATTATCCGGGTAATATCAGGGAACTCGAAAATATTGTAGAGAGGTGTGCTACTCTCTCTGCTTCTGATATAATTCAGAAAGAAGACCTCCCCTCTTTTGTATTCGAAAAATCTGATAACATTAAACATGTCTATCTTTCTGATGTGGCAGCAGAGGCAGAAAAGGAGCATATAATCAGGATATTAAAAACCACAAAGGGCAATAAAACACGGGCAGCAGAGGTGCTCGGCA